In a single window of the Zea mays cultivar B73 chromosome 5, Zm-B73-REFERENCE-NAM-5.0, whole genome shotgun sequence genome:
- the LOC103627068 gene encoding uncharacterized protein, producing MKLGRPPRRDETFIKTHTRKNGVPSIQAEPIINKLKDVVQVYPELKEKTIQEGDVFALVCGEKEPKGYIRAVGLGPTPQDIGTPGLKGYAPTRLQMEILARTKAEKDKAALEKRILQLQAEIEERAQLDRASEGPMSQHGSTSRQNVNSRLEHGDEDNAYGDDDCNDEDTIAPSTAPGTNDASHSKHNSLVGREAILYALLRSDQPVAKGIIVSTNPSTIVADLPIGRQFCEVVVTCVLKRDAVLARPYDDMQTMATAHMMSLAWPYKKLKVINKASATPNTSPNISGNGQC from the exons ATGAAACTAGGACGCCCCCCACGAAGAGATGAAACCTTTATCAAAACCCATACAAGAAAAAATGGTGTTCCTTCAATTCAGGCAGAGCCAATTATC AATAAACTTAAAGATGTTGTCCAAGTATATCCAGAGTTAAAGGAGAAAACAATTCAGGAAGGTGATGTATTTGCTCTTGTTTGTGGAGAGAAAGAGCCAAAAGGATATATCCGTGCTGTGGGTTTAGGCCCAACTCCTCAAGATATTGGCACCCCTGGGTTGAAGGGTTATGCACCAACAAGACTACAAATGGAGATTCTGGCTCGTACCAAAGCTGAAAAGGACAAGGCTGCTCTAGAAAAACGCATACTTCAATTGCAGGCAGAAATTGAGGAAAGGGCACAACTAGACAGGGCAAGTGAAGGGCCCATGTCACAGCATGGTTCCACATCACGTCAAAATGTG AATTCAAGGTTAGAACATGGTGATGAAGATAATGCATATGGAGATGACGATTGTAATGATGAGGACACAATTGCACCAAGCACTGCACCAGGCACTAATGATGCTTCTCATTCTAAACATAATTCTTTG GTTGGAAGAGAAGCCATATTATATGCTTTGTTGAGATCGGATCAACCTGTGGCCAAAGGAATAATAGTTTCAACTAATCCGAGTACCATAGTTGCAGATCTGCCCATTGGAAGGCAATTTTGTGaagttgttgtgacttgtgtcctGAAAAGAGATGCAGTGTTGGCTCGTCCCTACGATGATATGCAAACTATGGCTACTGCTCACATGATGTCGCTTGCATGGCCATACAAGAAA CTGAAGGTCATCAACAAGGCATCAGCAACACCTAACACATCACCTAACATTTCAG GAAATGGACAATGTTAG